One genomic segment of Microbispora sp. ZYX-F-249 includes these proteins:
- a CDS encoding ABC transporter permease: MVTALVASRVSPGRVGAVIGRNVGALRSGPSYWIVLVSGFFEPLLYLLSIGVGVGALVGDLTVDGRTMPYAAFVAPAMLAVSAMSGALAETTFNFFFKLKYMKTFEAVLATPVRPIEIAVGELVWAIVRGSLYTGIFLVVMVAMGLTEPGWALAAFPATVLVGLAFGGLGMAVSTLMRGWQDFDLMGTGQFALFLFSGTFSPVRDYPAAVEVLVQVTPLYHAVELVRGLCLGVPGWGLLGHAAYLVALAGVGVWFASRRLTRVLCD, encoded by the coding sequence ATGGTGACCGCGCTGGTGGCGTCCCGGGTCTCCCCCGGCCGGGTGGGCGCCGTCATCGGCCGCAACGTGGGGGCGCTGCGTTCCGGGCCGTCGTACTGGATCGTCCTGGTGTCGGGCTTTTTCGAGCCGCTGTTGTATCTGCTGTCGATCGGTGTCGGGGTCGGTGCGCTGGTCGGCGACCTGACGGTGGACGGGCGGACCATGCCGTACGCGGCGTTCGTCGCGCCGGCGATGCTGGCGGTGTCGGCGATGTCGGGGGCGCTGGCCGAGACCACGTTCAACTTTTTCTTCAAGTTGAAGTACATGAAGACGTTCGAGGCGGTGCTGGCGACGCCGGTGCGGCCCATCGAGATCGCGGTCGGCGAGCTGGTCTGGGCGATCGTGCGGGGTTCGCTCTACACCGGGATCTTCCTGGTCGTGATGGTCGCGATGGGGCTGACGGAGCCCGGCTGGGCGTTGGCCGCGTTTCCGGCGACGGTGCTGGTGGGCCTGGCCTTCGGCGGGCTGGGGATGGCGGTCAGCACGCTGATGCGGGGCTGGCAGGATTTCGACCTGATGGGGACGGGGCAGTTCGCGTTGTTCCTGTTCTCCGGGACGTTCTCTCCCGTGCGGGATTATCCGGCGGCGGTCGAGGTGCTGGTCCAGGTCACGCCGCTGTATCACGCGGTGGAGCTGGTGCGTGGCCTGTGCCTGGGTGTGCCGGGGTGGGGGCTGCTGGGGCACGCGGCCTACCTGGTGGCGCTGGCGGGGGTGGGGGTCTGGTTCGCCTCCCGGCGCCTGACCCGGGTCCTGTGTGACTGA
- a CDS encoding ABC transporter ATP-binding protein, with product MADQPMIYARGLVKRFGKFTAVDGIDLEVAPGEAFGFLGPNGAGKSSTMRMIGCVSTPTSGELRILGMDAVRDGPRIRARLGVCPQLDNLDPDLTVRENLVTYARYFGLSRAESRRRADELLEFVQLAERAGGKVEPLSGGMKRRLTIARAMVNDPDLVLLDEPTTGLDPQARHLLWERLFRLKQRGVTLVLTTHYMDEAEQLCDRLVVMDGGRIVAEGSPRSLIETYSTAEVVELRFPGMPESGARHAAALEGVGKRVDPLPDRVLVYVDDGDAALGEIQRRGLEPSSVLVRRSTLEDVFLHLTGRTLVD from the coding sequence GTGGCTGATCAACCTATGATCTACGCGCGCGGCCTGGTCAAACGCTTCGGGAAGTTCACCGCCGTCGACGGGATCGACCTCGAGGTGGCGCCGGGTGAGGCGTTCGGTTTCCTCGGGCCCAACGGGGCCGGTAAGTCCTCGACCATGCGGATGATCGGCTGCGTGTCCACGCCGACCTCTGGGGAGCTGCGGATCCTGGGTATGGACGCGGTGCGCGACGGGCCGCGGATCCGGGCGCGGCTGGGGGTGTGTCCTCAGCTGGACAACCTCGATCCCGACCTGACGGTGCGGGAGAACCTGGTGACGTACGCCCGTTATTTCGGGTTGTCGCGGGCGGAGAGCCGCAGACGGGCCGACGAGTTGCTGGAGTTCGTGCAGCTGGCCGAGCGTGCGGGCGGGAAGGTGGAGCCGCTGTCGGGGGGCATGAAGCGGCGGCTGACGATCGCGCGGGCGATGGTGAACGACCCTGATCTCGTGCTGCTCGACGAGCCGACGACGGGGCTGGACCCGCAGGCCCGGCATCTGTTGTGGGAGCGGTTGTTCCGGCTGAAGCAGCGGGGCGTCACGCTGGTGCTGACGACGCACTACATGGACGAGGCCGAGCAGTTGTGCGACCGGCTGGTGGTGATGGACGGCGGCAGGATCGTGGCGGAGGGGTCGCCGCGGTCGCTGATCGAGACCTATTCGACGGCCGAGGTGGTCGAGCTGCGTTTTCCCGGCATGCCCGAGTCGGGGGCGCGGCATGCGGCGGCGCTGGAGGGGGTCGGCAAGCGGGTGGATCCGCTGCCCGACCGGGTGCTGGTCTATGTGGACGACGGCGACGCCGCGTTGGGCGAGATCCAGCGGCGGGGGCTGGAACCGTCGAGCGTGCTGGTGCGGCGGTCGACGCTGGAGGATGTGTTCCTCCACCTGACGGGCCGGACGTTGGTGGACTGA
- a CDS encoding ABC transporter permease yields MSLGVHPTVAVLERHLTLYRRLWQASVFSSFVLPVLFLLSIGIGVGGYVGKVQGVEYPSFIAPGVLASTAFQIAVGESTYSVLGDFKWVRAYHAMRATPVGPADMVRGHLLYLVLRVTIAVVAFLTVVLFFGGLHSPWALVTPLVCAVLTVSVAAPVTAFAATIEHDSYFSLLFRFVVIPSTLFAGVFFPLEQLTAVLRPLAYASPLWHAVELCRAATLGTAPAWPVVVHAGYLLAWAVVGFFLAVRAFRRRLED; encoded by the coding sequence GTGAGCCTTGGGGTGCATCCGACGGTCGCGGTGCTGGAGCGGCACCTGACGTTGTACCGGCGGTTGTGGCAGGCGTCGGTGTTCTCCTCGTTCGTGCTGCCGGTGCTGTTCCTGCTGAGCATCGGCATCGGTGTGGGCGGTTATGTCGGCAAGGTGCAGGGGGTCGAGTACCCGTCGTTCATCGCGCCGGGCGTGCTCGCGTCGACGGCCTTCCAGATCGCGGTGGGTGAGTCGACCTATTCGGTTCTGGGGGACTTCAAGTGGGTCCGGGCGTATCACGCGATGCGGGCGACGCCGGTGGGGCCGGCGGACATGGTCCGGGGTCATCTGCTCTACCTGGTGCTGCGGGTGACGATCGCGGTCGTGGCCTTCCTGACCGTGGTGCTGTTCTTCGGCGGGCTGCATTCGCCGTGGGCGCTGGTCACTCCGCTGGTGTGCGCGGTGCTGACGGTGTCGGTGGCGGCGCCGGTGACGGCGTTCGCCGCCACGATCGAGCATGACAGTTACTTCTCTCTGCTGTTCCGGTTCGTGGTGATCCCCTCGACGTTGTTCGCCGGGGTGTTCTTCCCGCTTGAGCAGCTCACGGCGGTGCTGCGCCCGCTGGCGTACGCCTCGCCGTTGTGGCATGCGGTGGAGTTGTGCCGGGCGGCGACGCTCGGCACGGCCCCGGCCTGGCCGGTCGTGGTGCATGCCGGGTATCTGCTGGCGTGGGCGGTGGTGGGGTTCTTCCTGGCGGTGCGGGCGTTCCGGCGGAGGTTGGAGGACTGA